The segment AGTCTGTGTTATACCATTGTTCACAACTGTCTTGGATGTACTGTCATTAGCAGGATCAATTTGTTCAACAGAAGCAGCCtctttggaaatctctttgtgCACCTAATAATAGTTACAAGGACAGATAAATTACCATTTCCAGGTTAGAAATACCAAGACAAAAGATGACCGTGGATTAATAAACAGCAGTATGTTCAGAGATAAATTTATAAGCAAAACAGACCAATCAGACTTAATTAGAAAGCAAAAGTACCTCAGCTGGTTCATCCACTGATGCTCCAACTGACTTGCTCTCATTCTCATCGGCCTGCAGAAAAGTTATGCACAATAagtaaagaaaatcaaataaagaaatCCACACAGAATAGATTATTGCACACTGAGTAGTAAATCCAAGTTATCTAATAACTACTTAGACAGCTGTTAGATGCCATGCACACACAAATTAGGTTTCACACATAACATTAACAACACAAGCttccaaatttaaaatcactctaGTAAATTCAAACAGGACCATTACTCAACAGAGTTAAGCACTAATAAATGGGCTTACATGCATTAATAAAGAATTTACCATTCAGAAAAGCAAGaacaaataacaattaatttgtattgaaGGTCTCTGAAAAAATGCAATAGAAATCATTATACAGCTAACACAACTCTGCTCAAAGATATGAAAAATGCAGTTATGTTGAAGAGTTCTTATAGAATGAATTGGTTATAGCACACACCATTATGTTTAGTAGAACATGTGATAGTTGAAATCTTGAAGAAGAGTAGAGGCTAAAGCAGCAGATTGGAGGCGATGGTCACAGTAAGCACTCAATAGAAAACAATGGCTAATAGCTATACCAACAAGGTACACTGTGTTTGGGATAAGACAAGTTACAGCCGCAGTGTAGTTATGGAGACTACATTCAGGGTGCAGGGGGAAAGCTGGCCACTGAAGTATAACTTGAAAAGTGTTATCCCCATTGGTTGTCTATTACAAGATGAAGGTAGCTTTTCTAAAAGAGGAGCATTATCATAGGAAAAGATTATTTAACTGCACTAGTAACAATCATTGTACACATACACATATAACCTTGAGCAAAACAGAGTGAAGAAAGCCAAAACAAACAAAGCATTTATGCGtagaagttaaaaaaacaaatgaatcaTATGAAACTAATAATAAAGATAGAACTACCtagaagaatgaaaaaaataatagttcaGAAGTTAAAAAAGAGAAGTTACCTTATGTTCATTAGAAACTTCATTCTGTTCAACAGCACCAGCGGCCTCCTGGCAGATAGAAGCAACGACTGTACTATAATCTTCTAAAGAAATGCCTGTCGATTGAACTGCCTCTAGTAGGTATGGTCTAACCTTTGCGGCACAGGCTTCAAGCACACTCTCCCCCAACTTCTGAGCAATAGGCGGAACTTCCTGagaaataatcaattttctttctCAGATCATACAAATAGAAGAGCAAAAACACAAGGCACATGGTCACTTGAATGATATCTAACCTCATTGTCCTTTCTTAAACATTCTAAGATTGGGGTTAGTAGCTCCACAGAAATATCTTCACTTTCTTCTATAACAAGAGTCATTATTGTCTCCATGGATGATAAGACATTCTCAGGATGATGATCCCTGAAAAGAATAATAAGGAACCAtctaaatacaaatatatacatacacaaatATACAACTGAGCTCACACAATTATTTCTCAATCTGTAATGACTATCACCTGCAGAGCAGTAGAGACAATTGTGAAGGTACAAAGAACTATTCAGTTGCCTATTTTCATCAGAAATATTTGAAGAAGTAACTTATTCCAATTTCCAATCCCAACCCAAACATACCAATTGAGCCAATACCCAATGATCTGTCATCTAAATCAAAGCAATGATTATTGAGGTGTCCAACACTACTCAAGGAGCCAGCAGCACTGTTTTTTTTGCTTGGGGATATTGAACACAATAGTTAACATCAATAtcattttgctttaaaaaaaaaaaaattattattggcATTCAGAAGATggacataaataaaaaaaataaataaataaaagatttaattttcctCTCCTAGAAATGCAAAAAACTCATAAGCAAAATAACCTCAAAACAATGCACAATCAGGAGCTTCAAAATAAACTATGTACTCTACTAGATTTCTCATTaccaaaaaaacatatataattccATTAGACCATGGGAGTATTGACTAATCAAGCTTAAGAAGACAAATTCTGAGTTTATGGCAATGCGCCACCTCTTGATAGCTAAGTAACCAAATTAGAAATGGTTATAATTCATATCAAATGTCATCCAAATGATGAATCCAGTTTCTTTTGTTGTTCCCAAATTTAATATTACATGAATATGTTGACCCATGTGACATACTATCAGCAACTGAGACATTTGCAGGGCTATATATATCATTCAATGAGCAAAAAATaacaaggaaaagaagaaaaacagcCAAACAAGTCAGCCCTTACCTTATTGACTTGAGGAAACGCTGGAACATCTCAACAATTAGTGCATCACATTCAAGATCCAACATAACAACACACGACCTGACCTTGGCAACAGTTTCAAGAATTGATGTTATCTTAGCATATGACCGACTGGATTTGTCAGATAATATCTCAAATGATGATACAATCAGCTGAAAAACTTCCTGCACACAACACATACAACACAATAAATGACCAACACCCATACATAGAaggatattagaaaaaaaaacagaCAACAATTATTATGTAAAGCTTGTCTAGACATCCAAATGATGCAGTTGAAGTACCTTCATCTGCTCATCTTCATAAGGAGCATCAGGTGCAGTTATTCTCGTTATCTCACTGATGCATGAAGCCACAGAAACTTTCACATCAATGTCTGAGTGCTTGAAAAGTTGATCAGCAAGCAAAGCTTTCTGTGATGAAGAAAACGCCTTTTGAATGGATTCTGCAGGCGACTGTTCCACCCTTGCTAGACAATTCTCAAGTTGCTACATCCACAATCAAGAAGAACCAATGCAAGGAATAATGTAACATCAACGAGCAACAACTAAATACCAAATTctcaattaaattactaaaGAGGCATGAAAAACATTACAATGACTACAACAAGcctataaaataagaaaaaaaacaaaatggaaaGAGACAGAATCTAGCAAACTCAATTTCAAGAACTGGTACAGAGAAATTGTTGCACCATTTGAGTAAACGAGAAAAAAGCCACAGCACCAAAGCAACAAATGTAGACAGAAACAACTGTAGATGTTAAACAAAAGAACCATATTTTGGACACACTAATCATAGGTTCATATccctataattataattttaattgaccACCATCACAGTTCAATCAAATTACCACACAATTAACAAGTGAAAGATCCTCTCCTAAAAAATCATCTCCTCTATCACCATTCATTTCCAGTTAACATAATTCATGTATTTCTCTGTATCAACAATGAATATCAGCTCATGATTCCCACCATGCAAATACCTAAAGCTGATTCCCCACAAAACCCTTGATAAAATGCTCTCCCAATAAAATTATCCATCCAAACTGTAAATTTTATCTGCACACAGCAAACAAAGGAAACACAAAAGCATACATTGTTCATAGAACACAGAATGGCGCACAAATATTCGTCAACGATTTAGACTTGCAAGCTTTCTCTTGGAAAGAATAAAGGACTTTGTTAAACTGAGTTCATTACGAATATAGGTGTTCAACTACTCACTGTTCACAAAGGCATATAATGCATAGAGATTATGCTGTGGGCTACATGCCTTAACCTTGATGctgtaaatttatattttcaataaaactatgtgcgcCAAGTTTTAAGTACTCCATGAGGTACCCAAATAATATGTCCTAATGTCATTgggtattttaaattaagaatacaataatactcaatcatataatgacgcATCATTTAGATACCAAATTAGATACTCAATActaggtacacatagcattgctcctatattttatatttgagaaGATAGACGTCTATTGTGAACTGAAAGCCACGTCCACCCAACTTGCTTAGATATGtaattttcttcaataattAGGATACAAAAGCTTCAGAAAAACTTGATCATTGTAATAAACGAACTTAATAAGCTATTTGGCCCTTGTCAAAATTAAAGCACACATATGGAAATGAAATGAAGATAAACAACCCCTCTTCccgattgatttttttttttttttggaaacgaaaaaactaacaattagGGAAAGAATGTCAAAATTAAAGCACACATATGGAAATGAAATGAAGATAAACAACCCCTCTTCccgattatttttttttttttggaaaagaaaaaactaacaattagGGAAAGAATTTGTACACTAACATTTAAGAGGACTTCCACCCTTGATTTGGCACTACAATTGTAAAACAGAGAGGTTCTGAGCCATTGTGTTTGGCCCATCAATCATTACCTAGGGTATTCCCCGTTGTACTTtgcatattttttcatttataaaaaattaacttcatttttttaagtaataaaagcACAGATATGGAATAGTGAAGCCAATAGTATTTGATAAAACATAATAACCATTTCTCCTTTTCTGgaaagtttatattaaaaatcttatacccccttaattatattttcccttcaTTCAATATAGCCGAAGAAAACGACAacacaaaatttttaacaaaattccaGCTTCAAagtaattaatgaatattatcGAAGTTAGATCTGTAAGCCGACATACAATTTTCTAAATATCGtaacaaattcattaaacaCAATCCTATCTAGATACTCATAACCAAGCACtatttacatttaattaatcatataaataaaaagcatAATTTAATTCTACCATGTAAAATTCCCCAACAGCAATAACACTTATTCTCCATAAGCTTTCCTTATCTGACATTAACAAACaagaatttgtaatttaatgcagaatcaaaatcaattccCCATGTGCAAAGAAAAATCCGGCGcacatattcatatatttaaaatacgcGCGCTCTCACTCATGCATATAACAATGTCCCAGAAGTTCACTACAACATAAGTAAGCTtcaaataagatttaaaaaccTAGGTGTGCAACATGAAGTCAGAAACATGATATCATCATCACAAAACGAACAACAGACCTACGAACACTCAGTACTCAGTTCAGCATGTTGACACAGTTCCACTCATTAcgattttaatcaatataaacaCAGAAACAAGGCAATATATCCACGAATACATAAAAAGATACCACAAGTTGAAGCACTCATCACCATAAGTTAAGCTCATTCAACTGATACAAGATAACAAAACTAACAttacaacacaaaaaaaaaaaaaacacacacacacacatttcaTTAGAATTAAATAACCAATAGAACCACAATAAGTCAATCCAGATCATAAAATCGAACTAGCAAAAAAGAGACTATTAATACACTTCACATAAAATGAAACATAGAGCTTACATCAAGAAGAGCAAGGAGTTCATCAACTGACGAAGGAGGTTCCAGAAGCCTATTTCCAGCGTCCATAAGCTGTTGCTCTAGCTCAACATTTGAAGACGCCATACTTCctcttcaaaaaaaataaataaataaataagaaatatatatatcaagatCTTTCGATTTCTCAGACTCTTGCTCTAATTTCACACATCAAAACCTAAAActcacaaaataaataagaaattgaatttGCAAGAACCAGATTCAAGCCTGCCAGGGAGTTAGggcttgtttgaatttgaaccaGAGAAATTCAGCttataattcgaattttaaaaataatattataataaaataatagtaataataattttgataatattgtgTAATTTATTTCGTGCACTCTATATTTAAAGGAGAATCCAGCGAGGGCTTACCCGGATTCACCCGTGTTTATGATCTTAAGTTGAATAGGGGTTTCAAATCCGCCTTTGGCTTGTTGTGCTACGTGGAATATCTTGGACCGCTTGATTTATAAATGgtacttttaaaaatttgtttggtaaaaagattaaatttggTAACTACAAATCATCACCTAATAGGATAATAAATTGTCCATAAGGATTTAACATTCCTTGTATAATGGTTTACATAAGACTATgcacattaaaatattttccaagTCACACCGAAAAATATCGTTAAAACCTATTTTAACCGTTACATTGAATTGATTAAagttaaaccaaataaataataataaataaatttaaatgatgaatCAAATCGATTTAactatcatattaatattataataaaatcataaaattaaaagtcgttctaaaattttaattatatttgttaatatcaTCCATTGGAATATGTCATATAATCacaaacaaaaatctaaaataaaaaatttttactgattttttcattataagatttttttttttttggctttaaaGATATGGAAAGAAGTTATGTATGGAAAGACGTCCACCCTAACTAATTTTGTTGTTACttactttataaaaatattttggttgtAATTAAGCTATACTTACTTTATatgaaaacatgaaaataaataataggtcAAATAATATGCATCTAGCCACGTTCACAGGTTTGACCCAACCTGCAAAATGGTTCGGCCCATTGGAAAAATGCATGGCCCAAAGGGCATAACTCGTAATTTTAGCAAGTCATATTGGGCTTAAGGTCCTACTTGACATGGCCATAAAAATACAAAGataaagtgtatatatatatatatataaataatataaataatcagCCCACCGAAGGACTAGTGAGGCACAACTGGTGGACACAATGGACCACATCGAATTCAGCCTTTCAAATGTGTCAACTTGGCATTTCGGCCCTTTATATGTGTCCCCTTAACTTTACTTTTCAATCAAAAGCACCCATTGCTCTTTTTAAAATGCGGTTGATCTTCCTTACCATTCATGAATCTCCTGCTAATAGTCTTAGTACAATGGGCAGTAGAAAATAGAACAAGAACCATTCCTGAAAGGAACTATAACACAGCAGATCTCAAGATTACAAAATATAAGGTGAAGCTCTATACCTCTGTGGCTACATCTCGGTTGCAGAATGCTGAGAAGCAAACATACATTCTTATTTGcagattatttatatactagGAAGATGACTTTATACAAGAAACATGATTTATTTTATCACTTGTTAACGGCCATATCCAGCATCAACCCATGGTGTAAGACGGCGTTGGTAAATTGATAACGGTGCTCTTCGTCTTTGTCATCATATTGATACTGTTGGTGATTCCTTGAGAACCGATTCCACTGTCTTTCAGGCCCTGCCAATCAATGGTGACCAAGGTACAGACTATTTTGAGGCGTAACCAGGGAAGTATATAAGGAAACATGGAGAGAAAATTCACCTGAAATGGAAAATGATCCGGTCCACGAGCTGGTGCCGAATTAATCTGAACGGTTCCTGTCTCCATTGCGTCGCTGATCAAAATTGCTTTGTCTATGTCTCTTGTAAAGACACATCCCTGCAACCATGCATACATATCACAATGATACTTCTCCAGATAGGAAGTAGCaattattagaaatatttatacCTGAAGACCAAAATTGCTAGCATTACAATGGTTAATTCCTTCTTCAACTGAGTTTATCCTGATAACCGGCAAAACCGGACCAAAAGGCTCCTCCCATGCTATCCTCATATCAGCTCGAACATTATCTAACAACAAAGGCCATATGAGGTTTCCCTCCCTCTTGTACTCCTGGCAGAATGTTGCtcctttctccttggcatccatCACCAACCCTTCAATAAAGTTAGCAGAGGACTCACTTACCACGGGAGTGATATCACAGTCATCCTCAGGCCGCCCAACAGACAGTTTTGCGACTTTCGCTTTAACTTTCTCAACAAGAGTATTGGCAACAGATTCCATGACCAAGACAACCTTCACAGCTGTGCATCTTTGACCACTGGCATCGatgatataacaattttttaggcaaaaaagaatttttgaacAAGAGTATTCACAGATTGATATAActtgttttatttcattttatgttCAAGAAAGGCATGATAGCATTAATAGACAGTTTCCATTCACCTGTAAGAAAAACCTCCCTTCACAATGTTGGCTGCAGCCAAATCCAAATCAGCATCTTCGAGTATGATACAGCCATCTTTTCCACCAAGTTCCATCTGAAGAGGAACCATGCCTGCCTTCTTTGAGATCGCAATTCCAGTATCACCACCTGTGAAACTGAGCTAGAATTCTTGTCAGCAACATATGTTAATGAAAATCATTGGCAGATAGTCCTCTGTCTCATCATGCAACATGCCATAATTAgaaaatcatatgaaaatacTACTAAGATCAATCACAATTAATGAAAACGACAGCTTAAAAAAGAATTCCCAAAAAATACAATTACCTAATACAGTTGATCCCTGGGTGCATTGTGAGGAAGTCACCAATCTCAGAACCTTTTCCTGTGACACAGCTAATTAGACCTTTAGGAAAACCAGCCAAATGAAAGCAATGTACCATGTGAAGCGCAGCCACGGCACCCTGCAAACAATAAAATGTAATGCGGGAATAGCCTGACCACAAAGTCAACTAAAACATGTATTATATGATTACACACTAAAGGCAACGTTGTTGTTATACAACACAAGTTTGACATAATAAGATCGTCAATGCTTGTATCGATACCTGTGTTGGAGGCTTGAGCACAGTGGAATTTCCAGCAATAAGTGCTGGAGCAATTTTAGAAACAGCAAGGTTGACAGGATAGTTGAAAGGAGGGATAGCTAAAACAACCCCCAAGGGTATCTGCGGGCAGGTGCAATAAATGACTGATTTATATATAACAGCATACAGACAGTATAACATAAATGCAACTTTCTAGTGAAGCACGATTCAATCGAAGTCAAATGGTGAACTTTTTATCAGAAATGAATCAAAATCCATTAGGAACAACAGAAGTTTATGTTCAGATATTCTCATCTAAGTAATACAAAAAGGACAAGGCCTTCCTGACCTTCCTTACTTTAGTCTCCAAGTATCAATTACTTTAAAATACACATATGTACAGTTTAGACATTCCACTTCTCTTTCTGTAGTTGCTATAATAACAATGGCCCTGAAATGAATGAATTTTCCTTCCATTTGCTAACTCCACACAATATCACCTCCCTCAATTATCATTTAGGGCATCAAATGGCAGTTTATTCTCAAGTTTCACCTCTTGCATCATCACCACATCCAATGAATCTATGTTTT is part of the Mangifera indica cultivar Alphonso chromosome 13, CATAS_Mindica_2.1, whole genome shotgun sequence genome and harbors:
- the LOC123194275 gene encoding NADP-dependent glyceraldehyde-3-phosphate dehydrogenase-like isoform X2, which encodes MAGSGVFKEIIDEDGVYRLYFNGEWRKSSSGKSVAIINPTTRQTQFRIQACTQEEVKKIVETSKAVQKSWAKTPLWIRAELLHKAAAILKEHKVPIAECLVKEIAKPAKDAVNEVVRSGDLVSYCAEEGVRILGEGRFQVSDSFPGTERTKYCLTSKGAVAALHMVHCFHLAGFPKGLISCVTGKGSEIGDFLTMHPGINCISFTGGDTGIAISKKAGMVPLQMELGGKDGCIILEDADLDLAAANIVKGGFSYSGQRCTAVKVVLVMESVANTLVEKVKAKVAKLSVGRPEDDCDITPVVSESSANFIEGLVMDAKEKGATFCQEYKREGNLIWPLLLDNVRADMRIAWEEPFGPVLPVIRINSVEEGINHCNASNFGLQGCVFTRDIDKAILISDAMETGTVQINSAPARGPDHFPFQGLKDSGIGSQGITNSINMMTKTKSTVINLPTPSYTMG
- the LOC123194275 gene encoding NADP-dependent glyceraldehyde-3-phosphate dehydrogenase-like isoform X1 yields the protein MAGSGVFKEIIDEDGVYRLYFNGEWRKSSSGKSVAIINPTTRQTQFRIQACTQEEVKKIVETSKAVQKSWAKTPLWIRAELLHKAAAILKEHKVPIAECLVKEIAKPAKDAVNEVVRSGDLVSYCAEEGVRILGEGRFQVSDSFPGTERTKYCLTSKIPLGVVLAIPPFNYPVNLAVSKIAPALIAGNSTVLKPPTQGAVAALHMVHCFHLAGFPKGLISCVTGKGSEIGDFLTMHPGINCISFTGGDTGIAISKKAGMVPLQMELGGKDGCIILEDADLDLAAANIVKGGFSYSGQRCTAVKVVLVMESVANTLVEKVKAKVAKLSVGRPEDDCDITPVVSESSANFIEGLVMDAKEKGATFCQEYKREGNLIWPLLLDNVRADMRIAWEEPFGPVLPVIRINSVEEGINHCNASNFGLQGCVFTRDIDKAILISDAMETGTVQINSAPARGPDHFPFQGLKDSGIGSQGITNSINMMTKTKSTVINLPTPSYTMG